One segment of Syngnathus scovelli strain Florida chromosome 6, RoL_Ssco_1.2, whole genome shotgun sequence DNA contains the following:
- the c2cd5 gene encoding C2 domain-containing protein 5 isoform X6, with protein sequence MPGKLKAKIVAGRHLPVMDRASELTDAFVEVKFGNITFKTDVFPKSLNPQWNSEWFKFEVDDEDLQDEPLQITVLDHDTYSANDAIGKVYIDIDPLLCSEAASVISGWFPIYDTIHGIRGEINVLIKVELFNDLNRFRQSSCGVKFFCTTSIPRYYRAAMVHGFVEELVVNEDPEYQWIDRIRTPRASNEARQRLISLMSGELQRKIGLKVLEMGGNAVVGYLQCFDLEGESGLVVRAIGTACTLDKATSGGAVVATAHTHPNTAPASNACNSPSKDGKEPVFGEDLPSSSGPPTPLRALPTNPFSPAPFSPPQASRQSSSSDTDLSLTPKTGMGSGGSAGKEAGPLKTLLRQQTQTALEQRGASSSGLYLNAREFPFFTLTSFPPAFLVHVGGVVSARSVKLLDRIHNPDEPETRDAWWEEIRQEIKSHAKALGCHAVVGYSESTSICEEVCILSASGTAAILNPRYMREGCLDVASMDHRFEEPSPSSCGFCHIPYDEFNMPFPAQLTYCCLCRRQKVPDVLFTTIDLPSDAAVTGKGCLIQARLCRLKKRAQGEVNATAISNLLPFMEYELHTQLMNKLKLHSMNALFGLHIQISVGENMLLGLASATGVYLTALPTPGGIQIAGKTPGDLSNEHHMLTIQKRINDAIAKNKEIYQITPPKLFTLDPEALGDIDMELTEEVVGSPIPEARQRNRLFRSHSESSDELSELDLSHGKKDAFVLEIDDTDAVEDIHSLLMDASPPTGFHSCNTETMPGIYNWTSGIQMFTSVRVLRLSNANLTNQGLNKIFTDLCENLLKSFYFKLRSMIPCCICHLNFTVAVPEEELIQVAVTGVAMTFDKDQTQEKPADKPITQGSSETEEQLQFPLELCADGPSTNAQPPLKTSGVSASSVVSSRAASVDYGSFADRCSTWLELLRLKAHTIRRGSVKTISSLERSSPLFENRSRSLHSNRCSFGGSSVTVVKMTPLSFLPSMRVVKYLGIINMFFIRETTSLREEGGVSGFLHSFIAEVFAMVRAHVAALGGNAVMSYSMKECVLMENPNKNQAQCLINVSGDAVICLRESDQEPTSSATNLGQACTSAMEGAS encoded by the exons ATGCCtggaaaattaaaagcaaaaattGTGGCAGGACGCCACTTGCCTGTCATGGACAGAGCCAGTGAGCTTACAGATGCTTTTGTAGAG GTCAAGTTTGGAAACATAACATTCAAAACAGACGTCTTCCCCAAATCCCTCAATCCACAGTGGAACTCGGAATGGTTCAAATTTGAG GTCGATGATGAGGACCTGCAGGATGAGCCGCTGCAGATCACCGTGTTGGACCACGACACATACAGCGCAAACGACGCCATCGGGAAGGTTTACATCGACATTGACCCGCTGCTGTGCAGCGAGGCCGCCTCTGTTATCTCCGGCTGGTTCCCAATTTATGACACCATCCACG GTATCCGTGGGGAGATTAATGTCCTGATCAAAGTGGAGCTCTTCAATGACTTGAACCGCTTCAGACAATCCTCCTGTGGAGTCAAGTTCTTCTGCA CCACTTCAATTCCACGGTATTACCGGGCGGCCATGGTCCACGGCTTCGTGGAGGAACTGGTGGTGAACGAAGACCCCGAATACCAGTGGATTGATCGCATCAGAACTCCTCGAGCGTCCAATGAAGCTCGCCAGAGGCTCATCTCCCTCATGTCCG GAGAGCTCCAGAGGAAGATAGGTCTCAAAGTACTGGAGATGGGAGGCAACGCAGTGGTGGGCTACTTGCAGTGTTTCGACCTGGAGGGAGAGTCGGGCCTGGTGGTGCGGGCCATAGGTACCGCCTGCACTCTGGACAAAGCCACCTCCGGAGGCGCCGTCGTCGCCACCGCGCACACGCATCCCAACACGGCTCCCGCTTCCAATGCCTGCAATTCCCCTTCCAAGGACGGAAAAGA GCCGGTTTTTGGTGAGGACCTTCCCTCGTCATCCGGCCCGCCCACCCCTCTCAGAGCCCTCCCCACCAACCCCTTCTCTCCTGCCCCCTTCTCCCCTCCCCAAGCCAGCCGCCAGTCCTCCTCATCAGACACAGACCTCAGTTTGACGCCCAAGACGG GAATGGGCAGCGGGGGCAGTGCTGGCAAGGAGGCGGGACCCCTGAAGACGCTGCTCAGACAGCAGACGCAGACTGCTTTGGAGCAGAGG GGAGCTTCCTCCTCTGGGTTGTATTTAAACGCCAGG GAGTTCCCTTTCTTCACCTTGACGTCCTTCCCACCCGCCTTTCTGGTCCACGTGGGCGGAGTTGTCAGCGCTCGCTCGGTCAAACTGCTGGACCGCATACACAATCCCG ATGAGCCAGAAACCCGCGACGCCTGGTGGGAGGAGATACGACAGGAGATCAAGTCTCACGCCAAAGCTCTCGGTTGCCACGCCGTCGTTGGATACAGCGAGAGcaccagcatctg TGAGGAGGTGTGCATCCTGTCCGCGTCCGGCACGGCGGCCATCTTGAATCCCCGCTACATGCGTGAAGGTTGTTTGGATGTCGCAAGCATGGACCACAG GTTTGAGGAGCCGTCTCCTTCCAGCTGCGGCTTCTGTCACATACCGTACGATGAGTTCAACATGCCCTTTCCCGCTCAGCTCACCTACTGCTGCCTCTGCAGAAGACAAAAG GTCCCCGATGTTCTGTTCACAACAATCGACTTGCCGTCAGATGCAGCCGTCACCGGGAAAGGCTGTCTCATTCAAGCCAG ACTGTGCCGGCTAAAGAAGCGAGCTCAAGGGGAGGTGAACGCCACGGCCATCTCCAACCTCCTTCCTTTTATGGAATATGAACTGCACACTCAGTTGATGAACAAGCTGAAGCTGCACAGCATGAACGCGCTCTTTGGCCTCCATATACAAATCAGCGTTGGCGAGAACATGCTGCTGGGTCTGGCT TCTGCCACAGGCGTGTACCTGACCGCCCTCCCTACCCCGGGAGGTATTCAGATCGCAGGGAAGACTCCGGGCGACCTGAGCAACGAGCACCACATGTTAACCATCCAGAAGAGGATCAACGACGCCATCGCCAAGAACAAAGAGATCTATCAGATCACTCCACCG AAATTATTTACCCTGGACCCTGAGGCGCTCGGCGACATAGACATG GAGCTCACAGAAGAAGTGGTGGGTTCTCCCATTCCCGAAGCCAGACAACGAAACAGGCTGTTCCGCTCCCACTCGGAGAGCTCAGACGAACTGTCAGAACTGGACCTCTCTCACGGCAAGAAGGATGCGTTTGTCCTGGAG ATTGACGATACGGACGCCGTGGAAGATATTCACTCCCTACTCATGGATGCCTCGCCTCCCACGG ggttcCACAGCTGCAACACTGAGACCATGCCTGGGATTTACAACTGGACTTCGGGAATACAG ATGTTTACATCAGTGAGGGTGTTAAGGTTGAGTAATGCCAATCTCACCAATCAAGGCTTGAACAAAATCTTCACTGACCTGTGTGAGAACCTGCTGAAG AGTTTCTACTTCAAGTTGCGCTCGATGATCCCCTGCTGTATTTGTCATCTCAACTTCACCGTGGCAGTGCCAGAAGAAGAGCTCATACAG GTCGCCGTGACGGGGGTCGCCATGACGTTCGACAAAGACCAGACTCAAGAGAAGCCAGCGGACAAGCCCATCACCCAAG GGTCGAGTGAGACTGAAGAACAGCTGCAGTTCCCTCTGGAGCTCTGCGCCGACGGCCCTTCCACCAACGCGCAGCCGCCATTAAAAACCTCAG GTGTCTCGGCAAGTAGTGTTGTGTCATCCAGAG CTGCCTCCGTTGATTACGGTTCCTTTGCAGACAGATGCAGCACCTGGCTAGAGCTGCTTAGGCTGAAAGCTCACACCATAAGACGAGGATCAGTTAAGACAA TCTCATCTCTGGAGCGCTCCAGCccgttgttcgagaaccggtccCGCTCGCTGCACTCCAACCGCTGCTCATTCGGAGGAAGCTCGGTCACCGTGGTGAAGATGACGCCGTTATCCTTCCTTCCCAGTATGCGTGTGGTAAAATACTTGGGCATCATCAACATGTTCTTCATTCGAGAGACCACATCCTTACGAGAG GAAGGCGGCGTGAGCGGCTTCCTCCATTCGTTCATCGCGGAGGTGTTCGCCATGGTTCGCGCCCACGTGGCAGCTTTGGGTGGAAACGCCGTCATGTCCTACAGCATGAAGGAGTGCGTGTTAATGGAGAATCCCAATAAGAACCAG GCTCAGTGTCTCATCAACGTGAGTGGCGACGCCGTCATCTGTCTGCGGGAATCGGATCAGGAGCCCACGTCATCCGCGACAAACCTCGGGCAAGCGTGCACCAGTGCGATGGAAGGAGCTTCATGA
- the c2cd5 gene encoding C2 domain-containing protein 5 isoform X5 produces the protein MPGKLKAKIVAGRHLPVMDRASELTDAFVEVKFGNITFKTDVFPKSLNPQWNSEWFKFEVDDEDLQDEPLQITVLDHDTYSANDAIGKVYIDIDPLLCSEAASVISGWFPIYDTIHGIRGEINVLIKVELFNDLNRFRQSSCGVKFFCTTSIPRYYRAAMVHGFVEELVVNEDPEYQWIDRIRTPRASNEARQRLISLMSGELQRKIGLKVLEMGGNAVVGYLQCFDLEGESGLVVRAIGTACTLDKATSGGAVVATAHTHPNTAPASNACNSPSKDGKEPVFGEDLPSSSGPPTPLRALPTNPFSPAPFSPPQASRQSSSSDTDLSLTPKTGMGSGGSAGKEAGPLKTLLRQQTQTALEQRGASSSGLYLNAREFPFFTLTSFPPAFLVHVGGVVSARSVKLLDRIHNPAMGNTRSYKLLDWNSVTADEPETRDAWWEEIRQEIKSHAKALGCHAVVGYSESTSICEEVCILSASGTAAILNPRYMREGCLDVASMDHRFEEPSPSSCGFCHIPYDEFNMPFPAQLTYCCLCRRQKVPDVLFTTIDLPSDAAVTGKGCLIQARLCRLKKRAQGEVNATAISNLLPFMEYELHTQLMNKLKLHSMNALFGLHIQISVGENMLLGLASATGVYLTALPTPGGIQIAGKTPGDLSNEHHMLTIQKRINDAIAKNKEIYQITPPELTEEVVGSPIPEARQRNRLFRSHSESSDELSELDLSHGKKDAFVLEIDDTDAVEDIHSLLMDASPPTGFHSCNTETMPGIYNWTSGIQMFTSVRVLRLSNANLTNQGLNKIFTDLCENLLKSFYFKLRSMIPCCICHLNFTVAVPEEELIQVAVTGVAMTFDKDQTQEKPADKPITQGSSETEEQLQFPLELCADGPSTNAQPPLKTSGVSASSVVSSRAASVDYGSFADRCSTWLELLRLKAHTIRRGSVKTISSLERSSPLFENRSRSLHSNRCSFGGSSVTVVKMTPLSFLPSMRVVKYLGIINMFFIRETTSLREEGGVSGFLHSFIAEVFAMVRAHVAALGGNAVMSYSMKECVLMENPNKNQAQCLINVSGDAVICLRESDQEPTSSATNLGQACTSAMEGAS, from the exons ATGCCtggaaaattaaaagcaaaaattGTGGCAGGACGCCACTTGCCTGTCATGGACAGAGCCAGTGAGCTTACAGATGCTTTTGTAGAG GTCAAGTTTGGAAACATAACATTCAAAACAGACGTCTTCCCCAAATCCCTCAATCCACAGTGGAACTCGGAATGGTTCAAATTTGAG GTCGATGATGAGGACCTGCAGGATGAGCCGCTGCAGATCACCGTGTTGGACCACGACACATACAGCGCAAACGACGCCATCGGGAAGGTTTACATCGACATTGACCCGCTGCTGTGCAGCGAGGCCGCCTCTGTTATCTCCGGCTGGTTCCCAATTTATGACACCATCCACG GTATCCGTGGGGAGATTAATGTCCTGATCAAAGTGGAGCTCTTCAATGACTTGAACCGCTTCAGACAATCCTCCTGTGGAGTCAAGTTCTTCTGCA CCACTTCAATTCCACGGTATTACCGGGCGGCCATGGTCCACGGCTTCGTGGAGGAACTGGTGGTGAACGAAGACCCCGAATACCAGTGGATTGATCGCATCAGAACTCCTCGAGCGTCCAATGAAGCTCGCCAGAGGCTCATCTCCCTCATGTCCG GAGAGCTCCAGAGGAAGATAGGTCTCAAAGTACTGGAGATGGGAGGCAACGCAGTGGTGGGCTACTTGCAGTGTTTCGACCTGGAGGGAGAGTCGGGCCTGGTGGTGCGGGCCATAGGTACCGCCTGCACTCTGGACAAAGCCACCTCCGGAGGCGCCGTCGTCGCCACCGCGCACACGCATCCCAACACGGCTCCCGCTTCCAATGCCTGCAATTCCCCTTCCAAGGACGGAAAAGA GCCGGTTTTTGGTGAGGACCTTCCCTCGTCATCCGGCCCGCCCACCCCTCTCAGAGCCCTCCCCACCAACCCCTTCTCTCCTGCCCCCTTCTCCCCTCCCCAAGCCAGCCGCCAGTCCTCCTCATCAGACACAGACCTCAGTTTGACGCCCAAGACGG GAATGGGCAGCGGGGGCAGTGCTGGCAAGGAGGCGGGACCCCTGAAGACGCTGCTCAGACAGCAGACGCAGACTGCTTTGGAGCAGAGG GGAGCTTCCTCCTCTGGGTTGTATTTAAACGCCAGG GAGTTCCCTTTCTTCACCTTGACGTCCTTCCCACCCGCCTTTCTGGTCCACGTGGGCGGAGTTGTCAGCGCTCGCTCGGTCAAACTGCTGGACCGCATACACAATCCCG CCATGGGTAACACGCGCTCGTACAAACTGCTAGACTGGAATAGTGTCACGGCAG ATGAGCCAGAAACCCGCGACGCCTGGTGGGAGGAGATACGACAGGAGATCAAGTCTCACGCCAAAGCTCTCGGTTGCCACGCCGTCGTTGGATACAGCGAGAGcaccagcatctg TGAGGAGGTGTGCATCCTGTCCGCGTCCGGCACGGCGGCCATCTTGAATCCCCGCTACATGCGTGAAGGTTGTTTGGATGTCGCAAGCATGGACCACAG GTTTGAGGAGCCGTCTCCTTCCAGCTGCGGCTTCTGTCACATACCGTACGATGAGTTCAACATGCCCTTTCCCGCTCAGCTCACCTACTGCTGCCTCTGCAGAAGACAAAAG GTCCCCGATGTTCTGTTCACAACAATCGACTTGCCGTCAGATGCAGCCGTCACCGGGAAAGGCTGTCTCATTCAAGCCAG ACTGTGCCGGCTAAAGAAGCGAGCTCAAGGGGAGGTGAACGCCACGGCCATCTCCAACCTCCTTCCTTTTATGGAATATGAACTGCACACTCAGTTGATGAACAAGCTGAAGCTGCACAGCATGAACGCGCTCTTTGGCCTCCATATACAAATCAGCGTTGGCGAGAACATGCTGCTGGGTCTGGCT TCTGCCACAGGCGTGTACCTGACCGCCCTCCCTACCCCGGGAGGTATTCAGATCGCAGGGAAGACTCCGGGCGACCTGAGCAACGAGCACCACATGTTAACCATCCAGAAGAGGATCAACGACGCCATCGCCAAGAACAAAGAGATCTATCAGATCACTCCACCG GAGCTCACAGAAGAAGTGGTGGGTTCTCCCATTCCCGAAGCCAGACAACGAAACAGGCTGTTCCGCTCCCACTCGGAGAGCTCAGACGAACTGTCAGAACTGGACCTCTCTCACGGCAAGAAGGATGCGTTTGTCCTGGAG ATTGACGATACGGACGCCGTGGAAGATATTCACTCCCTACTCATGGATGCCTCGCCTCCCACGG ggttcCACAGCTGCAACACTGAGACCATGCCTGGGATTTACAACTGGACTTCGGGAATACAG ATGTTTACATCAGTGAGGGTGTTAAGGTTGAGTAATGCCAATCTCACCAATCAAGGCTTGAACAAAATCTTCACTGACCTGTGTGAGAACCTGCTGAAG AGTTTCTACTTCAAGTTGCGCTCGATGATCCCCTGCTGTATTTGTCATCTCAACTTCACCGTGGCAGTGCCAGAAGAAGAGCTCATACAG GTCGCCGTGACGGGGGTCGCCATGACGTTCGACAAAGACCAGACTCAAGAGAAGCCAGCGGACAAGCCCATCACCCAAG GGTCGAGTGAGACTGAAGAACAGCTGCAGTTCCCTCTGGAGCTCTGCGCCGACGGCCCTTCCACCAACGCGCAGCCGCCATTAAAAACCTCAG GTGTCTCGGCAAGTAGTGTTGTGTCATCCAGAG CTGCCTCCGTTGATTACGGTTCCTTTGCAGACAGATGCAGCACCTGGCTAGAGCTGCTTAGGCTGAAAGCTCACACCATAAGACGAGGATCAGTTAAGACAA TCTCATCTCTGGAGCGCTCCAGCccgttgttcgagaaccggtccCGCTCGCTGCACTCCAACCGCTGCTCATTCGGAGGAAGCTCGGTCACCGTGGTGAAGATGACGCCGTTATCCTTCCTTCCCAGTATGCGTGTGGTAAAATACTTGGGCATCATCAACATGTTCTTCATTCGAGAGACCACATCCTTACGAGAG GAAGGCGGCGTGAGCGGCTTCCTCCATTCGTTCATCGCGGAGGTGTTCGCCATGGTTCGCGCCCACGTGGCAGCTTTGGGTGGAAACGCCGTCATGTCCTACAGCATGAAGGAGTGCGTGTTAATGGAGAATCCCAATAAGAACCAG GCTCAGTGTCTCATCAACGTGAGTGGCGACGCCGTCATCTGTCTGCGGGAATCGGATCAGGAGCCCACGTCATCCGCGACAAACCTCGGGCAAGCGTGCACCAGTGCGATGGAAGGAGCTTCATGA
- the c2cd5 gene encoding C2 domain-containing protein 5 isoform X10, which yields MPGKLKAKIVAGRHLPVMDRASELTDAFVEVKFGNITFKTDVFPKSLNPQWNSEWFKFEVDDEDLQDEPLQITVLDHDTYSANDAIGKVYIDIDPLLCSEAASVISGWFPIYDTIHGIRGEINVLIKVELFNDLNRFRQSSCGVKFFCTTSIPRYYRAAMVHGFVEELVVNEDPEYQWIDRIRTPRASNEARQRLISLMSGELQRKIGLKVLEMGGNAVVGYLQCFDLEGESGLVVRAIGTACTLDKATSGGAVVATAHTHPNTAPASNACNSPSKDGKEPVFGEDLPSSSGPPTPLRALPTNPFSPAPFSPPQASRQSSSSDTDLSLTPKTGMGSGGSAGKEAGPLKTLLRQQTQTALEQRGASSSGLYLNAREFPFFTLTSFPPAFLVHVGGVVSARSVKLLDRIHNPAMGNTRSYKLLDWNSVTADEPETRDAWWEEIRQEIKSHAKALGCHAVVGYSESTSICEEVCILSASGTAAILNPRYMREGCLDVASMDHRFEEPSPSSCGFCHIPYDEFNMPFPAQLTYCCLCRRQKVPDVLFTTIDLPSDAAVTGKGCLIQARLCRLKKRAQGEVNATAISNLLPFMEYELHTQLMNKLKLHSMNALFGLHIQISVGENMLLGLASATGVYLTALPTPGGIQIAGKTPGDLSNEHHMLTIQKRINDAIAKNKEIYQITPPKLFTLDPEALGDIDMELTEEVVGSPIPEARQRNRLFRSHSESSDELSELDLSHGKKDAFVLEIDDTDAVEDIHSLLMDASPPTGFHSCNTETMPGIYNWTSGIQMFTSVRVLRLSNANLTNQGLNKIFTDLCENLLKSFYFKLRSMIPCCICHLNFTVAVPEEELIQVAVTGVAMTFDKDQTQEKPADKPITQGSSETEEQLQFPLELCADGPSTNAQPPLKTSGVSASSVVSSRVSSLERSSPLFENRSRSLHSNRCSFGGSSVTVVKMTPLSFLPSMRVVKYLGIINMFFIRETTSLREEGGVSGFLHSFIAEVFAMVRAHVAALGGNAVMSYSMKECVLMENPNKNQAQCLINVSGDAVICLRESDQEPTSSATNLGQACTSAMEGAS from the exons ATGCCtggaaaattaaaagcaaaaattGTGGCAGGACGCCACTTGCCTGTCATGGACAGAGCCAGTGAGCTTACAGATGCTTTTGTAGAG GTCAAGTTTGGAAACATAACATTCAAAACAGACGTCTTCCCCAAATCCCTCAATCCACAGTGGAACTCGGAATGGTTCAAATTTGAG GTCGATGATGAGGACCTGCAGGATGAGCCGCTGCAGATCACCGTGTTGGACCACGACACATACAGCGCAAACGACGCCATCGGGAAGGTTTACATCGACATTGACCCGCTGCTGTGCAGCGAGGCCGCCTCTGTTATCTCCGGCTGGTTCCCAATTTATGACACCATCCACG GTATCCGTGGGGAGATTAATGTCCTGATCAAAGTGGAGCTCTTCAATGACTTGAACCGCTTCAGACAATCCTCCTGTGGAGTCAAGTTCTTCTGCA CCACTTCAATTCCACGGTATTACCGGGCGGCCATGGTCCACGGCTTCGTGGAGGAACTGGTGGTGAACGAAGACCCCGAATACCAGTGGATTGATCGCATCAGAACTCCTCGAGCGTCCAATGAAGCTCGCCAGAGGCTCATCTCCCTCATGTCCG GAGAGCTCCAGAGGAAGATAGGTCTCAAAGTACTGGAGATGGGAGGCAACGCAGTGGTGGGCTACTTGCAGTGTTTCGACCTGGAGGGAGAGTCGGGCCTGGTGGTGCGGGCCATAGGTACCGCCTGCACTCTGGACAAAGCCACCTCCGGAGGCGCCGTCGTCGCCACCGCGCACACGCATCCCAACACGGCTCCCGCTTCCAATGCCTGCAATTCCCCTTCCAAGGACGGAAAAGA GCCGGTTTTTGGTGAGGACCTTCCCTCGTCATCCGGCCCGCCCACCCCTCTCAGAGCCCTCCCCACCAACCCCTTCTCTCCTGCCCCCTTCTCCCCTCCCCAAGCCAGCCGCCAGTCCTCCTCATCAGACACAGACCTCAGTTTGACGCCCAAGACGG GAATGGGCAGCGGGGGCAGTGCTGGCAAGGAGGCGGGACCCCTGAAGACGCTGCTCAGACAGCAGACGCAGACTGCTTTGGAGCAGAGG GGAGCTTCCTCCTCTGGGTTGTATTTAAACGCCAGG GAGTTCCCTTTCTTCACCTTGACGTCCTTCCCACCCGCCTTTCTGGTCCACGTGGGCGGAGTTGTCAGCGCTCGCTCGGTCAAACTGCTGGACCGCATACACAATCCCG CCATGGGTAACACGCGCTCGTACAAACTGCTAGACTGGAATAGTGTCACGGCAG ATGAGCCAGAAACCCGCGACGCCTGGTGGGAGGAGATACGACAGGAGATCAAGTCTCACGCCAAAGCTCTCGGTTGCCACGCCGTCGTTGGATACAGCGAGAGcaccagcatctg TGAGGAGGTGTGCATCCTGTCCGCGTCCGGCACGGCGGCCATCTTGAATCCCCGCTACATGCGTGAAGGTTGTTTGGATGTCGCAAGCATGGACCACAG GTTTGAGGAGCCGTCTCCTTCCAGCTGCGGCTTCTGTCACATACCGTACGATGAGTTCAACATGCCCTTTCCCGCTCAGCTCACCTACTGCTGCCTCTGCAGAAGACAAAAG GTCCCCGATGTTCTGTTCACAACAATCGACTTGCCGTCAGATGCAGCCGTCACCGGGAAAGGCTGTCTCATTCAAGCCAG ACTGTGCCGGCTAAAGAAGCGAGCTCAAGGGGAGGTGAACGCCACGGCCATCTCCAACCTCCTTCCTTTTATGGAATATGAACTGCACACTCAGTTGATGAACAAGCTGAAGCTGCACAGCATGAACGCGCTCTTTGGCCTCCATATACAAATCAGCGTTGGCGAGAACATGCTGCTGGGTCTGGCT TCTGCCACAGGCGTGTACCTGACCGCCCTCCCTACCCCGGGAGGTATTCAGATCGCAGGGAAGACTCCGGGCGACCTGAGCAACGAGCACCACATGTTAACCATCCAGAAGAGGATCAACGACGCCATCGCCAAGAACAAAGAGATCTATCAGATCACTCCACCG AAATTATTTACCCTGGACCCTGAGGCGCTCGGCGACATAGACATG GAGCTCACAGAAGAAGTGGTGGGTTCTCCCATTCCCGAAGCCAGACAACGAAACAGGCTGTTCCGCTCCCACTCGGAGAGCTCAGACGAACTGTCAGAACTGGACCTCTCTCACGGCAAGAAGGATGCGTTTGTCCTGGAG ATTGACGATACGGACGCCGTGGAAGATATTCACTCCCTACTCATGGATGCCTCGCCTCCCACGG ggttcCACAGCTGCAACACTGAGACCATGCCTGGGATTTACAACTGGACTTCGGGAATACAG ATGTTTACATCAGTGAGGGTGTTAAGGTTGAGTAATGCCAATCTCACCAATCAAGGCTTGAACAAAATCTTCACTGACCTGTGTGAGAACCTGCTGAAG AGTTTCTACTTCAAGTTGCGCTCGATGATCCCCTGCTGTATTTGTCATCTCAACTTCACCGTGGCAGTGCCAGAAGAAGAGCTCATACAG GTCGCCGTGACGGGGGTCGCCATGACGTTCGACAAAGACCAGACTCAAGAGAAGCCAGCGGACAAGCCCATCACCCAAG GGTCGAGTGAGACTGAAGAACAGCTGCAGTTCCCTCTGGAGCTCTGCGCCGACGGCCCTTCCACCAACGCGCAGCCGCCATTAAAAACCTCAG GTGTCTCGGCAAGTAGTGTTGTGTCATCCAGAG TCTCATCTCTGGAGCGCTCCAGCccgttgttcgagaaccggtccCGCTCGCTGCACTCCAACCGCTGCTCATTCGGAGGAAGCTCGGTCACCGTGGTGAAGATGACGCCGTTATCCTTCCTTCCCAGTATGCGTGTGGTAAAATACTTGGGCATCATCAACATGTTCTTCATTCGAGAGACCACATCCTTACGAGAG GAAGGCGGCGTGAGCGGCTTCCTCCATTCGTTCATCGCGGAGGTGTTCGCCATGGTTCGCGCCCACGTGGCAGCTTTGGGTGGAAACGCCGTCATGTCCTACAGCATGAAGGAGTGCGTGTTAATGGAGAATCCCAATAAGAACCAG GCTCAGTGTCTCATCAACGTGAGTGGCGACGCCGTCATCTGTCTGCGGGAATCGGATCAGGAGCCCACGTCATCCGCGACAAACCTCGGGCAAGCGTGCACCAGTGCGATGGAAGGAGCTTCATGA